One window of Amaranthus tricolor cultivar Red isolate AtriRed21 chromosome 13, ASM2621246v1, whole genome shotgun sequence genomic DNA carries:
- the LOC130798493 gene encoding glyoxylate/succinic semialdehyde reductase 1-like, with amino-acid sequence MEVGFLGLGIMGKAMAMNLLRNGFKVTVWNRTLSKCDELVKHGATVGETPAAVVRKCKYTIAMLSDPSAATSVAFDKNGVLEAICNGKGYIDMSTVDAETSIKINEGVASKGGRFLEAPVSGSKKPAEDGQLIILAAGEKGLYDEAIPIFDVLGKKSFFLGQVGNGAKMKLVVNMIMGSMMNAFSEGLELADSSGLDPHTLLDVLDLGAMANPMFKLKGPSMLQSKYTPAFPLKHQQKDMRLALALGDENAVSMPVAAAANEAFKKARSMGLGDEDFSAVHEAVKCPKHT; translated from the exons ATGGAGGTTGGGTTTCTGGGTTTGGGAATAATGGGCAAAGCTATGGCAATGAATCTACTGCGAAATGGTTTCAAGGTTACTGTTTGGAATAGGACTCTTTCAAAG TGTGATGAACTTGTTAAACATGGAGCTACCGTTGGAGAGACGCCAGCTGCTGTAGTTAGGAAGTGCAAGTATACGATCGCGATGTTGTCGGACCCTTCAGCTGCCACATCG GTTGCTTTCGACAAAAATGGAGTCCTTGAAGCAATATGCAATGGAAAAGGTTATATTGATATGTCAACTGTAGATGCAGAAACGTCCATAAAGATCAATGAG GGAGTTGCATCCAAGGGCGGGCGTTTTCTGGAAGCTCCAGTTTCTGGTAGCAAAAAGCCAGCTGAAGATGGTCAATTGATTATCCTTGCTGCAGGAGAGAAG GGCCTCTATGATGAAGCAATTCCAATATTTGATGTATTGGGGAAGAAGTCTTTCTTCTTGGGACAAGTTGGAAACGGGGCTAAAATGAAGCTTGTGGTCAACATGATAATGGGAAG TATGATGAATGCATTTTCGGAAGGGCTGGAATTGGCTGACAGTAGTGGACTTGACCCTCATACGCTTCTCGATGTGTTG GATTTGGGAGCCATGGCTAATCCAATGTTCAAACTGAAAGGACCTTCAATGCTTCAAAGTAAATACACCCCTGCGTTTCCTCTCAAGCATCAACAGAAGGATATGAGATTGGCACTTGCCCTTGGAGATGAAAATGCTGTTTCAATGCCAGTAGCAGCTGCCGCAAATGAG GCGTTCAAGAAGGCAAGAAGCATGGGGCTTGGAGACGAAGACTTTTCAGCCGTTCATGAAGCCGTGAAGTGTCCTAAACATACTTGA
- the LOC130798492 gene encoding uncharacterized protein LOC130798492 isoform X1, which translates to MKYVLVTGGVVSGLGKGVTASSIGVLLKTCGLRVTSIKIDPYLNTDAGTMSPFEHGEVFVLDDGGEVDLDLGNYERFLDIKLTRDNNITTGKIYQTVIDKERRGDYLGKTVQVVPHITDEIQAWIERVAHTPVDGLEGPPDVCVIELGGTIGDIESMPFIEALGQFSYRVGSGNFCLIHVSLVPVLNVVGEQKTKPTQHSVRGLRGLGLTPDILACRSTMPLDDNVKAKLSQFCHVPNENIITLFDVPNIWHIPLLLRDQKAHEAILKVLNLYGVAKEPVLDEWTRRAGLCSMLHVPVRIAMVGKYTGLSDSYLSVLKALLHASVACHRKLILDWVPASDLEDSTKEENLESYKSAWNLLKGADGILVPGGFGDRGVEGKILAAKYARENKIPYLGICLGMQIAVIEFARSVLGIQDANSTEFDTETQKTKNPFVIFMPEGSKTHMGGTMRLGSRRTFFQVKDCKSAKLYGNASFVDERHRHRYEVNPDKIALLESFGMSFTGKDETGQRMEIIELPDHPFYVGAQFHPEFKSRPVKPSPLFVGLIAAATGQLNVFLENPNLVHIMLQRETPKCSPQPTIPAQHKPKDLANGHSYGNGSVNGVHKNHGNGSVSSTHKEHANGVLKNGIHPVYANGMTKGSCRKLVNGSINGVHPEHANGLANGTFPEYHDNGLLNGVVRKDHINGSLNGICGNGNGLLY; encoded by the exons ATGAAGTATGTTTTGGTAACTGGTGGTGTTGTAAGTGGCTTGGGAAAAGGTGTTACTGCTAGTAGTATCGGTGTACTTCTTAAAACTTGCGGTCTTCGTGTAACTTCCATTAAAATAG ATCCTTACTTGAATACAGATGCTGGAACTATGTCACCCTTTGAGCATGGTGAAGTGTTTGTTTTGGATGATGGGGGGGAG GTGGACCTAGATCTTGGTAACTATGAGAGGTTCTTAGACATCAAGCTGACGCGCGATAATAATATTACAACTGGGAAAATATACCAG ACTGTAATTGATAAAGAGAGAAGGGGAGATTATTTGGGCAAAACTGTTCAG GTTGTCCCGCATATAACCGATGAAATCCAAGCTTGGATAGAACGTGTTGCACATACACCAGTGGATGGACTAGAGGGCCCTCCTGATGTTTGTGTGATCGAATTGGGTGGAACTATAG GGGATATTGAGTCTATGCCATTTATCGAGGCGCTTGGACAATTCTCATATCGCGTCG GTTCTGGGAACTTTTGCCTCATCCATGTTAGTCTGGTACCAGTTCTTAATGTTGTTGGGGAACAG AAGACAAAACCAACACAACACAGTGTCCGGGGGCTACGAGGCCTTGGTTTAACACCAGATATTTTGGCTTGCCGCAGCACAATG CCTCTTGACGATAATGTGAAGGCCAAACTGTCACAATTTTGCCATGTTCCG AATGAGAATATTATAACTTTATTTGACGTCCCCAACATTTGGCACATTCCACTGCTTCTTAGA GATCAGAAAGCTCATGAAGCTATATTAAAAGTTCTCAATCTTTACGG GGTTGCAAAGGAGCCTGTACTAGATGAATGGACTCGAAGAGCTGGACTCTGTAGCATGTTGCATGTTCCT GTGAGGATTGCTATGGTCGGAAAGTACACAGGACTTTCAGATTCTTATCTCTCTGTGTTGAAG GCTCTCTTGCACGCTTCGGTTGCATGTCATCGTAAATTGATTCTAGACTGGGTTCCAGCTAGTGATCTTGAAGATTCAACCAAGGAAGAG AATCTCGAAAGCTACAAATCTGCATGGAATTTGCTTAAG GGTGCAGATGGGATTCTAGTTCCTGGAGGATTTGGCGACCGAGGTGTGGAAGGGAAAATTCTTGCAGCAAAGTATGCCCGAGAAAATAAAATTCCATATCTCGGCatttgtttgggaatgcagatTGCTGTTATCGAGTTTGCTCGTTCAGTTCTTGGAATACAAGATGCAAACAGCACAGAATTTGATACAGAAACCCAAAAAACTAAGAATCCTTTTGTTATATTCATGCCAGAG GGATCAAAAACTCATATGGGAGGCACTATGCGGCTTGGTTCAAGGAGGACTTTCTTCCAAGTGAAGGACTGCAAGAGTGCAAAGCT ATACGGCAATGCAAGCTTTGTTGATGAAAGACATCGGCATAGATATGAG GTGAACCCTGATAAGATTGCGCTGCTGGAGAGTTTTGGCATGTCATTCACCGGAAAAGATGAAACTGGCCAGCGAATGGAG ATTATTGAGCTACCTGATCATCCTTTCTATGTTGGAGCTCAATTCCATCCTGAATTCAAGTCAAGACCAGTAAAACCTTCCCCTCTATTTGTAG GTCTAATAGCTGCAGCAACTGGACAGTTgaatgtttttcttgaaaacccGAACCTTGTACATATTATGTTGCAAAGAGAAACTCCTAAGTGCAGTCCCCAGCCAACAATACCTGCGCAGCATAAACCCAAGGACCTCGCCAATGGTCACAGTTATGGTAATGGCTCTGTCAACGGAGTACACAAAAACCATGGCAATGGTTCGGTGAGCAGCACACACAAGGAGCATGCTAATGGTGTATTGAAAAATGGCATTCATCCAGTTTATGCTAATGGGATGACAAAGGGAAGCTGTCGAAAGCTTGTTAATGGGTCTATAAACGGCGTTCATCCAGAGCATGCGAATGGTTTAGCGAATGGTACATTTCCAGAATACCATGACAATGGATTGTTGAATGGAGTAGTTCGTAAGGATCATATAAATGGTTCTCTGAATGGCATCTGCGGCAATGGTAATGGTCTTCTCTACTGA
- the LOC130798492 gene encoding uncharacterized protein LOC130798492 isoform X2: MCYSACDLQVDLDLGNYERFLDIKLTRDNNITTGKIYQTVIDKERRGDYLGKTVQVVPHITDEIQAWIERVAHTPVDGLEGPPDVCVIELGGTIGDIESMPFIEALGQFSYRVGSGNFCLIHVSLVPVLNVVGEQKTKPTQHSVRGLRGLGLTPDILACRSTMPLDDNVKAKLSQFCHVPNENIITLFDVPNIWHIPLLLRDQKAHEAILKVLNLYGVAKEPVLDEWTRRAGLCSMLHVPVRIAMVGKYTGLSDSYLSVLKALLHASVACHRKLILDWVPASDLEDSTKEENLESYKSAWNLLKGADGILVPGGFGDRGVEGKILAAKYARENKIPYLGICLGMQIAVIEFARSVLGIQDANSTEFDTETQKTKNPFVIFMPEGSKTHMGGTMRLGSRRTFFQVKDCKSAKLYGNASFVDERHRHRYEVNPDKIALLESFGMSFTGKDETGQRMEIIELPDHPFYVGAQFHPEFKSRPVKPSPLFVGLIAAATGQLNVFLENPNLVHIMLQRETPKCSPQPTIPAQHKPKDLANGHSYGNGSVNGVHKNHGNGSVSSTHKEHANGVLKNGIHPVYANGMTKGSCRKLVNGSINGVHPEHANGLANGTFPEYHDNGLLNGVVRKDHINGSLNGICGNGNGLLY; the protein is encoded by the exons ATGTGCTATTCAGCTTGTGATCTTCAA GTGGACCTAGATCTTGGTAACTATGAGAGGTTCTTAGACATCAAGCTGACGCGCGATAATAATATTACAACTGGGAAAATATACCAG ACTGTAATTGATAAAGAGAGAAGGGGAGATTATTTGGGCAAAACTGTTCAG GTTGTCCCGCATATAACCGATGAAATCCAAGCTTGGATAGAACGTGTTGCACATACACCAGTGGATGGACTAGAGGGCCCTCCTGATGTTTGTGTGATCGAATTGGGTGGAACTATAG GGGATATTGAGTCTATGCCATTTATCGAGGCGCTTGGACAATTCTCATATCGCGTCG GTTCTGGGAACTTTTGCCTCATCCATGTTAGTCTGGTACCAGTTCTTAATGTTGTTGGGGAACAG AAGACAAAACCAACACAACACAGTGTCCGGGGGCTACGAGGCCTTGGTTTAACACCAGATATTTTGGCTTGCCGCAGCACAATG CCTCTTGACGATAATGTGAAGGCCAAACTGTCACAATTTTGCCATGTTCCG AATGAGAATATTATAACTTTATTTGACGTCCCCAACATTTGGCACATTCCACTGCTTCTTAGA GATCAGAAAGCTCATGAAGCTATATTAAAAGTTCTCAATCTTTACGG GGTTGCAAAGGAGCCTGTACTAGATGAATGGACTCGAAGAGCTGGACTCTGTAGCATGTTGCATGTTCCT GTGAGGATTGCTATGGTCGGAAAGTACACAGGACTTTCAGATTCTTATCTCTCTGTGTTGAAG GCTCTCTTGCACGCTTCGGTTGCATGTCATCGTAAATTGATTCTAGACTGGGTTCCAGCTAGTGATCTTGAAGATTCAACCAAGGAAGAG AATCTCGAAAGCTACAAATCTGCATGGAATTTGCTTAAG GGTGCAGATGGGATTCTAGTTCCTGGAGGATTTGGCGACCGAGGTGTGGAAGGGAAAATTCTTGCAGCAAAGTATGCCCGAGAAAATAAAATTCCATATCTCGGCatttgtttgggaatgcagatTGCTGTTATCGAGTTTGCTCGTTCAGTTCTTGGAATACAAGATGCAAACAGCACAGAATTTGATACAGAAACCCAAAAAACTAAGAATCCTTTTGTTATATTCATGCCAGAG GGATCAAAAACTCATATGGGAGGCACTATGCGGCTTGGTTCAAGGAGGACTTTCTTCCAAGTGAAGGACTGCAAGAGTGCAAAGCT ATACGGCAATGCAAGCTTTGTTGATGAAAGACATCGGCATAGATATGAG GTGAACCCTGATAAGATTGCGCTGCTGGAGAGTTTTGGCATGTCATTCACCGGAAAAGATGAAACTGGCCAGCGAATGGAG ATTATTGAGCTACCTGATCATCCTTTCTATGTTGGAGCTCAATTCCATCCTGAATTCAAGTCAAGACCAGTAAAACCTTCCCCTCTATTTGTAG GTCTAATAGCTGCAGCAACTGGACAGTTgaatgtttttcttgaaaacccGAACCTTGTACATATTATGTTGCAAAGAGAAACTCCTAAGTGCAGTCCCCAGCCAACAATACCTGCGCAGCATAAACCCAAGGACCTCGCCAATGGTCACAGTTATGGTAATGGCTCTGTCAACGGAGTACACAAAAACCATGGCAATGGTTCGGTGAGCAGCACACACAAGGAGCATGCTAATGGTGTATTGAAAAATGGCATTCATCCAGTTTATGCTAATGGGATGACAAAGGGAAGCTGTCGAAAGCTTGTTAATGGGTCTATAAACGGCGTTCATCCAGAGCATGCGAATGGTTTAGCGAATGGTACATTTCCAGAATACCATGACAATGGATTGTTGAATGGAGTAGTTCGTAAGGATCATATAAATGGTTCTCTGAATGGCATCTGCGGCAATGGTAATGGTCTTCTCTACTGA